The following are encoded together in the Streptomyces sp. NBC_00341 genome:
- a CDS encoding NPCBM/NEW2 domain-containing protein: MRHLPARTTRTGPRRVIGALTAGLLCAAGIAFPAAADSPGPAPAPPSAAGAKADNGLALTPPMGFNNWNSTHCRAEFNESMVKGIADIFVEKGLKDAGYQYINLDDCWAVPQRNADGKLEADPARFPNGIKAVADYVHSKGLKLGIYTSAGTKTCDSVGLPGALGHEYSDAQQFADWGVDYLKYDNCNNQGVDAKERYTTMRDALAATGRPIVYSICEWGENKPWEWAADLGNLWRTTGDINDSWSSMLSIMKQNLPLASAAGPGHWNDPDMLEVGNGGMTDTEYRTHFSMWSVMAAPLLIGSDLRKATPETFDILSNHEVIAVDQDPLGKQGTVLSSDEGRWVVAKELQDGSRAVALFNETGSAQRISTTAAAAGLPRAAAYTMRDLWEHTDYNTAGDISATVPAHGTVLLRVTAGNAWASHPPATELGLKGSPLVEAGRTSALTTTVTDLGRTPALNVSAALTGPSGWQVSAGSATTAAALPTGRALTTRWRVTPPAGTATGSYDLTLTAQYRSPTGKRVRSSMPFQAHVVVPPPAGDGYLSDLPQLSASNGYGPVEKDTSNGESAAGDGNPLTIGGEVYAKGLGVHADSTVEFYAGGACSAVTARVGVDDEKGAKGSVAFAIYADGTKAASTGVLTNAMPAQPVSADVAGAQVVRLVVTDGGDGDDSDHADWGDLRITC; this comes from the coding sequence ATGCGTCATCTTCCAGCCCGTACAACCCGCACAGGCCCCCGCAGAGTCATCGGAGCGCTGACCGCAGGCCTCCTGTGCGCGGCGGGGATCGCCTTCCCCGCCGCCGCGGACTCCCCGGGACCCGCGCCCGCCCCGCCCTCCGCGGCGGGCGCGAAGGCGGACAACGGTCTTGCCCTCACACCGCCCATGGGGTTCAACAACTGGAACTCGACCCATTGCCGGGCCGAGTTCAACGAGTCGATGGTCAAGGGCATCGCGGACATCTTCGTCGAGAAGGGCCTCAAGGACGCCGGCTACCAGTACATCAATCTGGATGACTGCTGGGCCGTACCGCAGCGCAACGCGGACGGCAAACTGGAGGCCGATCCGGCGCGGTTCCCGAACGGCATCAAAGCCGTCGCGGACTACGTCCACTCAAAGGGCCTGAAGCTCGGCATCTACACCAGCGCGGGCACGAAGACCTGCGACAGTGTCGGACTTCCCGGCGCGCTCGGCCATGAGTACAGCGATGCGCAGCAGTTCGCGGACTGGGGCGTCGACTACCTCAAGTACGACAACTGCAACAACCAGGGCGTCGACGCGAAAGAACGCTATACGACGATGCGGGACGCGCTTGCCGCAACCGGCCGGCCCATCGTCTACAGCATCTGCGAATGGGGGGAGAACAAGCCCTGGGAATGGGCGGCGGATCTCGGCAACCTCTGGCGCACGACGGGCGACATCAACGACAGCTGGAGCAGCATGCTGTCGATCATGAAGCAGAACCTGCCGCTGGCCTCCGCAGCGGGACCGGGACACTGGAACGACCCCGACATGCTGGAGGTCGGGAACGGCGGGATGACGGACACCGAGTACCGCACCCACTTCTCCATGTGGTCGGTGATGGCCGCGCCGCTGCTCATCGGCTCCGATCTGCGCAAGGCGACGCCCGAGACGTTCGACATCCTCTCCAACCACGAGGTCATCGCGGTCGACCAGGACCCGCTGGGCAAGCAGGGGACCGTGCTCTCCTCCGACGAGGGGCGCTGGGTCGTCGCCAAGGAACTGCAGGACGGCAGCCGGGCGGTGGCGCTGTTCAACGAGACCGGGAGCGCACAGCGGATCTCGACGACGGCAGCGGCGGCGGGCTTGCCGCGAGCGGCCGCCTACACGATGCGCGACCTGTGGGAGCACACGGACTACAACACCGCGGGCGACATCTCGGCGACCGTCCCGGCGCACGGCACCGTACTGCTGCGCGTGACCGCCGGCAACGCGTGGGCCTCGCATCCCCCGGCCACCGAACTGGGTCTGAAGGGCAGCCCGCTGGTCGAGGCCGGACGTACGTCCGCGCTGACGACGACGGTCACCGACCTGGGCCGCACACCCGCGCTGAACGTCTCGGCGGCCCTCACCGGACCGTCGGGCTGGCAGGTCAGCGCGGGCTCGGCGACGACCGCCGCCGCGCTGCCCACCGGACGGGCGCTGACCACGCGCTGGCGGGTGACGCCCCCGGCCGGCACCGCGACCGGCAGCTACGACCTGACACTCACCGCGCAGTACCGCTCCCCCACCGGCAAACGGGTCCGGTCCTCGATGCCCTTCCAGGCCCATGTGGTGGTGCCGCCACCGGCCGGCGACGGCTACCTGAGCGATCTGCCGCAGCTGTCCGCCTCCAACGGCTACGGGCCGGTCGAGAAGGACACCAGCAACGGTGAGAGCGCTGCGGGCGACGGGAACCCGCTCACCATCGGCGGCGAGGTGTACGCGAAGGGACTGGGCGTGCACGCGGACAGCACCGTCGAGTTCTACGCGGGCGGCGCGTGCAGCGCCGTGACGGCCCGGGTCGGCGTGGACGACGAGAAGGGCGCCAAGGGGAGCGTGGCCTTCGCGATCTATGCGGACGGTACGAAGGCGGCCTCCACCGGGGTGCTGACCAACGCGATGCCGGCGCAGCCCGTCTCGGCGGACGTGGCCGGCGCGCAGGTCGTCCGTCTCGTCGTCACCGACGGCGGGGACGGCGACGACTCCGACCACGCGGACTGGGGGGATCTCCGGATCACCTGCTGA
- a CDS encoding response regulator yields the protein MIRVLLADDQLLVRAGFRALLDAQPDIEVAGEAADGEEAVLLVRELRPDTVLMDIRMPRLDGLAATRAITGDPALNEVKVVMLTTFELDEYVFEAIRSGASGFLVKDTEPEELLRAVRAVVAGDALLSPGVTRRLIAEFAARSKEPVAATGLSELTEREREVMALVGIGLSNEEIARRLVVSPLTAKTHVSRTMVKLGARDRAQLVVLAYESGLVRPGWLG from the coding sequence GTGATCCGCGTACTGCTCGCCGATGACCAGCTGCTGGTCCGGGCGGGATTCCGGGCCCTCCTGGACGCCCAGCCGGACATCGAGGTGGCGGGCGAGGCGGCCGACGGCGAGGAGGCCGTCCTGCTGGTGCGCGAACTGCGGCCGGACACCGTACTGATGGACATCCGGATGCCGCGTCTCGACGGCCTCGCCGCGACCCGCGCCATCACCGGGGACCCCGCGCTGAACGAGGTGAAGGTGGTCATGCTCACCACCTTCGAGCTCGACGAGTACGTCTTCGAGGCGATCCGCTCCGGAGCATCCGGTTTCCTGGTGAAGGACACCGAGCCGGAAGAGCTGCTGCGGGCCGTCCGGGCGGTCGTCGCCGGTGACGCGCTGCTGTCCCCGGGCGTCACCCGCCGGCTGATCGCGGAGTTCGCGGCCCGTTCCAAGGAACCCGTGGCGGCTACGGGCCTGAGCGAACTGACCGAACGGGAACGGGAGGTGATGGCTCTGGTCGGCATAGGGCTCTCCAACGAGGAGATCGCCCGCAGGCTCGTCGTCAGCCCGCTCACGGCCAAGACCCACGTGAGCCGGACCATGGTGAAGCTCGGCGCCCGCGACCGGGCCCAACTGGTGGTGCTCGCCTACGAGTCGGGCCTCGTACGCCCCGGCTGGCTGGGCTGA
- a CDS encoding TetR/AcrR family transcriptional regulator — translation MSAIRGARERARIEVTAAIKDEARRQLAAEGAAKLSLRAVARELGMVSSALYRYFPSRDELLTALIVDAYDSVGEVAENAHRAAAPDGSAPAAHLARWVAVACAVRDWALAHPHEYALIYGSPVPGYTAPQATIAPASRVGLVLIAVVEDAHREVGLALPPLTEELRPEAERLAADLAPVLPPAVAPSIVAAWAQLFGLVSFEIFGQFDRVVEARAAFFRQAVEELGRTVGLLGTAARGTADTAGPVRRNGRARR, via the coding sequence ATGAGCGCCATCAGGGGAGCCAGGGAACGGGCCCGTATCGAGGTCACCGCCGCCATCAAGGACGAAGCGCGCAGGCAACTCGCCGCCGAAGGAGCGGCCAAGCTCTCGCTGCGCGCGGTGGCGCGGGAGCTCGGCATGGTCTCCTCCGCCCTCTACCGCTATTTCCCCAGCCGCGACGAACTGCTCACGGCCCTGATCGTCGATGCGTACGACTCCGTGGGCGAGGTCGCGGAGAACGCCCACCGGGCCGCCGCCCCGGACGGCTCCGCGCCCGCCGCGCATCTGGCCCGCTGGGTCGCGGTCGCCTGTGCCGTTCGCGACTGGGCGCTGGCGCACCCCCACGAGTACGCCCTGATCTACGGTTCGCCGGTGCCCGGCTACACGGCGCCGCAGGCCACCATCGCGCCCGCGTCGCGCGTCGGCCTCGTCCTCATCGCCGTTGTCGAGGACGCCCACCGAGAGGTGGGGCTCGCGCTGCCGCCGCTCACCGAGGAACTGCGCCCCGAGGCCGAGCGGCTCGCCGCAGACCTGGCCCCCGTCCTGCCCCCCGCCGTCGCCCCATCGATCGTCGCCGCCTGGGCGCAGCTGTTCGGACTGGTGTCGTTCGAGATCTTCGGCCAGTTCGACCGGGTGGTCGAGGCCAGGGCGGCCTTCTTCCGCCAGGCCGTCGAGGAGCTGGGCCGCACGGTCGGCCTGCTGGGCACGGCGGCGCGCGGCACGGCGGACACGGCGGGCCCAGTGCGGCGGAACGGCCGGGCGCGGCGCTGA
- a CDS encoding DUF6332 family protein, translated as MGHRSQADRDAMTVEIGFAVLTGAVLAAVAFVMVCVPTAFLAPHDGLRSVLLMVAASVAALVFMGRVIDVLWRFGRRDSAVELGSARPASGAAGGTARGPAHGPAAPDQPSQPGRTRPDS; from the coding sequence ATGGGACACCGAAGCCAGGCCGACCGGGACGCCATGACCGTCGAGATCGGTTTCGCCGTACTGACCGGGGCCGTGCTGGCCGCCGTGGCGTTCGTCATGGTCTGCGTCCCCACCGCCTTCCTCGCACCGCACGACGGCCTGCGGTCCGTGCTGCTGATGGTCGCGGCAAGCGTGGCGGCACTCGTCTTCATGGGGCGGGTCATCGACGTGCTGTGGCGGTTCGGCCGCCGGGACTCCGCCGTGGAGCTGGGCTCCGCCCGACCGGCGAGTGGTGCGGCAGGTGGTACCGCACGCGGTCCGGCACATGGTCCCGCGGCGCCGGATCAGCCCAGCCAGCCGGGGCGTACGAGGCCCGACTCGTAG
- a CDS encoding NUDIX hydrolase translates to MIVWINGAFSAGKTSAARELIDLIPNSTFYDPELTGAGLRSLLPQKKLAEVTDFQDLPIWRRLVVDTAAALLAEVGGVLVVPMTLLRQEYRDEIFGGLASRRIAVRHVLLSPEETILRQRIADRVEAADDPEHSDQVRQWAYEHIGPYLSALDWIAGDAHTIDNSALTPRETAARIAEAVHTGAAPACGIVQTPDPTAETVAAGVLLFDEEGRVLLVDPTYKPGWEFPGGVVESGEAPARAGIREVAEEIGIQLERIPRLLIIDWEAPEPPGYGGLRLLFDGGLLPGRDVERLVLPGSELRGWRFVTEAEAATMLPPARYERLRWALRAREKSAVFNLEAGVPVG, encoded by the coding sequence ATGATCGTCTGGATCAACGGTGCGTTCAGCGCGGGGAAGACCAGCGCCGCGCGCGAACTGATCGATCTGATCCCGAACAGCACCTTCTACGACCCGGAACTGACCGGTGCGGGGCTGCGCAGTCTGCTGCCCCAGAAGAAGCTCGCCGAGGTGACCGACTTCCAGGACCTGCCGATCTGGCGGCGTCTGGTGGTGGACACCGCGGCGGCCCTGCTCGCCGAGGTCGGTGGGGTGCTGGTGGTGCCGATGACGCTGCTGCGACAGGAGTATCGCGACGAGATCTTCGGAGGGCTCGCCTCCCGGCGCATTGCGGTGCGCCATGTGCTGCTCTCACCTGAGGAAACGATCCTGCGACAGCGGATCGCCGACCGCGTGGAAGCCGCCGACGATCCCGAACACAGCGACCAGGTCCGGCAGTGGGCGTACGAGCACATCGGGCCCTACCTGTCGGCGCTCGACTGGATCGCCGGGGACGCCCACACCATCGACAACAGCGCCCTCACCCCTCGGGAGACGGCCGCACGGATAGCCGAGGCCGTGCACACCGGGGCGGCCCCGGCCTGCGGGATCGTGCAGACACCCGATCCGACCGCGGAGACCGTCGCGGCCGGTGTGCTGCTCTTCGACGAGGAGGGCCGGGTGCTGCTCGTCGACCCCACCTACAAGCCCGGCTGGGAGTTCCCCGGTGGCGTCGTCGAGTCGGGCGAGGCACCGGCCCGTGCCGGGATCAGGGAGGTCGCGGAGGAGATAGGGATACAGCTCGAACGAATACCGAGACTGCTGATCATCGACTGGGAGGCGCCAGAGCCGCCCGGATACGGCGGACTGCGGCTGCTCTTCGACGGTGGCCTGCTGCCGGGCCGGGACGTCGAGCGGCTGGTGCTGCCCGGTTCCGAACTGCGCGGCTGGCGGTTCGTCACCGAGGCGGAGGCGGCCACGATGCTGCCGCCCGCACGCTACGAACGGCTGCGCTGGGCGCTGCGTGCCCGCGAGAAGTCGGCTGTGTTCAACCTGGAGGCCGGAGTCCCGGTGGGCTGA
- a CDS encoding SCO4225 family membrane protein, translating to MNKTVTTTQHLRTVARLTFGNAASLIYLGVVAATAVFVTVDTLFVAHEDASFSGVWLFFLAAPTVFLFLILDSTLWGADSAGPDWYMYLALIVSVLVQSFVLGWFVRLLRGGAGRTRSRSAHPQGA from the coding sequence ATGAACAAGACGGTTACGACCACGCAGCACCTCCGCACAGTCGCGCGCCTGACCTTCGGCAACGCCGCGTCACTGATCTATCTGGGGGTGGTCGCGGCCACCGCCGTGTTCGTCACGGTGGACACGCTGTTCGTCGCCCACGAGGACGCCTCGTTCTCCGGAGTCTGGCTCTTCTTCCTGGCCGCCCCCACCGTGTTCCTCTTCCTCATCCTCGACAGCACGTTGTGGGGAGCGGATTCGGCCGGACCCGACTGGTACATGTACCTGGCCCTGATCGTGTCCGTGCTCGTGCAGTCGTTCGTCCTCGGCTGGTTCGTACGTCTGCTGCGCGGGGGCGCGGGGCGGACGCGCTCGCGCTCGGCCCACCCGCAGGGCGCCTGA
- a CDS encoding maleylpyruvate isomerase family mycothiol-dependent enzyme — protein sequence MDIADHINTLAEEGRLLAEAATEAGTGAPVPTCPDWQVRDLLRHTAMVHAWATAFVTEGHTTYVRGPAEPDLDGPELLDRFREGHRRLLDALEGASPDLRCWTFFAAPSPLTFWARRQAHETAIHRVDAESARGGKLSPVAAAHAADGVDELLRGFHARPKTRLRTELPRTLRVRSTDTGAVWTVALSADPPRTVRGTGAPTDHAVDGAADCELSGTARDLYLSLWNRLPLTTLTVTGDPALARLWQENSAVN from the coding sequence ATGGACATCGCGGACCACATCAACACCCTGGCCGAAGAAGGCCGGTTGCTGGCCGAGGCCGCCACGGAGGCCGGGACCGGGGCGCCCGTGCCGACCTGCCCGGACTGGCAGGTTCGGGATCTGCTGCGGCACACCGCGATGGTGCACGCCTGGGCGACCGCCTTCGTGACCGAGGGGCACACCACGTACGTCCGCGGCCCCGCCGAACCGGACCTGGACGGCCCCGAGCTGCTCGACCGGTTCCGCGAGGGGCACCGCCGACTGCTGGACGCCCTGGAGGGCGCGTCGCCGGACCTGCGGTGCTGGACCTTCTTCGCCGCGCCTTCGCCGCTCACCTTCTGGGCGCGGCGGCAGGCGCACGAGACGGCCATCCACCGGGTCGACGCGGAGTCCGCACGGGGCGGCAAGCTGTCCCCGGTGGCAGCCGCGCACGCCGCGGACGGCGTCGATGAACTGCTCCGCGGCTTCCACGCCCGCCCGAAGACCCGGCTGCGCACCGAGTTGCCCCGCACACTGCGGGTCCGGTCCACCGACACCGGCGCGGTGTGGACCGTGGCGCTCTCGGCGGATCCGCCGCGAACCGTACGCGGGACCGGGGCACCGACGGACCACGCCGTGGACGGCGCTGCGGACTGCGAACTGAGCGGCACGGCCCGGGATCTGTATCTCTCGCTCTGGAACCGGCTGCCGCTCACCACCCTCACCGTGACCGGTGACCCCGCTCTCGCCCGGCTGTGGCAGGAGAATTCCGCGGTCAACTAG
- a CDS encoding sensor histidine kinase — MEEQRSQESGGPPGDRGGPPRRRPWAHGGTGGGTGGPHGPGTPWSHGGPPRWLTGAPGMSAARLPWVSTLLLGVVVMVGSNIAAHGQLGEKAPLDLFARLLLLVSVAVLLVRHRHPVVAVFVSSAAAMVYLGAGYPYGPVFLAVAVGCFSAVVAGHRRAAWSAVGMVWLGHLLVAHWLYRWLPPSGDSAPPWGQEVGVAAWVVAIVAAAEFVRVRREQWAAQRMERAAAERRRADEERLRMARELHDVLAHSISVINVQAGVGLALLDSDPEQARTALTTIKAASKEALGEVRQVLDTLRTPGDAPRAPAPGLDGLPELVEQAASTGLTVTVTTDGARGAVPPGADLAAFRIVQEALTNVVRHSGSRTAQVAVRYEHGRIRLRIDDRGPATGSDAGGSGNGLAGMRERAAALGGTIEAGTRPDGGWRVRAELPLPPGTTGGAPPHEKETP, encoded by the coding sequence ATGGAAGAGCAGCGCTCACAGGAAAGCGGCGGTCCCCCGGGCGACCGGGGCGGACCGCCGCGGCGACGGCCGTGGGCGCACGGCGGGACGGGCGGCGGGACGGGGGGTCCCCACGGGCCCGGCACGCCCTGGAGCCATGGCGGGCCGCCGCGCTGGCTGACCGGAGCACCGGGAATGTCCGCCGCTCGTCTGCCGTGGGTGTCGACCCTGCTGCTCGGCGTCGTCGTCATGGTCGGGTCGAACATCGCGGCCCACGGCCAGCTCGGCGAGAAGGCCCCGCTGGACCTCTTCGCCCGGCTTCTGCTCCTCGTCTCGGTGGCCGTGCTGCTGGTGCGCCACCGTCACCCCGTCGTGGCCGTCTTCGTGAGTTCGGCCGCGGCGATGGTCTATCTCGGTGCCGGATATCCGTACGGGCCGGTCTTCCTGGCCGTCGCCGTGGGCTGCTTCAGCGCCGTCGTCGCCGGGCACCGCCGGGCCGCGTGGTCGGCCGTCGGCATGGTGTGGCTGGGGCATCTGCTGGTCGCCCACTGGCTCTACCGGTGGCTGCCTCCCTCGGGCGACTCGGCCCCGCCCTGGGGGCAGGAAGTGGGGGTCGCCGCCTGGGTGGTGGCGATCGTCGCCGCCGCGGAGTTCGTCCGGGTCCGCCGCGAGCAGTGGGCGGCGCAGCGGATGGAACGGGCCGCCGCGGAGAGGCGGCGGGCCGACGAGGAGCGCCTGCGGATGGCCCGGGAACTGCACGACGTCCTCGCCCACAGCATCTCCGTCATCAACGTCCAGGCCGGGGTCGGCCTCGCCCTGCTCGACTCCGACCCCGAGCAGGCCCGCACGGCGCTCACCACCATCAAGGCCGCCAGCAAGGAGGCGCTCGGTGAGGTCAGACAGGTCCTCGACACGCTTCGCACCCCTGGGGACGCGCCGAGGGCACCGGCCCCCGGACTCGACGGACTGCCCGAGCTGGTGGAGCAGGCCGCGAGCACCGGCCTGACCGTCACCGTCACGACGGACGGCGCACGCGGCGCCGTGCCGCCCGGTGCGGACCTGGCCGCGTTCCGGATCGTGCAGGAGGCGCTGACGAATGTGGTGCGGCACTCCGGTTCGCGTACCGCACAGGTCGCGGTCCGGTACGAGCACGGCCGCATCCGGCTCCGGATCGACGACCGGGGACCCGCCACCGGCAGCGACGCCGGGGGCAGCGGCAACGGACTGGCGGGCATGCGGGAGCGGGCCGCGGCGCTGGGTGGCACGATCGAGGCGGGGACCCGGCCCGACGGCGGCTGGCGGGTGCGAGCCGAACTTCCGCTGCCGCCCGGCACGACCGGCGGGGCACCCCCGCACGAAAAGGAGACACCGTGA
- a CDS encoding dipeptidase, whose product MTAHPISETIASLMPRAKAELTELVAFQSVADPAVYPRSECDAAAEWVAGALRDEDFQDVALLDTPDGSKAVYGFLPGPAGAPTVLLYAHYDVQPPLDESAWLSPPFELTERDGRWFGRGSADCKGGFVMHLLALRALKANGGVPVSVKVIAEGSEEQGTGGLEQYAQAHPELLAADTVVIGDTGNFRAGLPTVTSTLRGMTMLRVSLDTLEGNLHSGQFGGAAPDALAAMIQLLASLRAADGTTTVDGLTTDTKWDGLQYPEADFRKDAKVLDGVELISTGTVADRIWARPAVTVIGIDCPPVVGATPSVQASARAQISLRVPPGGDADEATKLLTAHLLSRAPWGARVSVEQVGQGQPFRADVSSPAYTAMADAMRVAYPGEEMQSSGMGGSIPLCNALAELYPEAEILLIGLSEPEAQIHAVNESVSPKELERMSVAEALFLRNYAASKKA is encoded by the coding sequence ATGACCGCCCATCCGATTTCCGAAACCATCGCCTCACTGATGCCCCGCGCCAAGGCGGAGCTCACCGAGCTGGTGGCCTTCCAGTCGGTGGCGGATCCCGCTGTGTACCCCAGGAGTGAGTGCGACGCCGCGGCCGAGTGGGTCGCCGGGGCGCTGCGCGACGAGGATTTCCAGGACGTCGCCCTGCTCGACACCCCGGACGGCAGCAAGGCCGTCTACGGCTTCCTGCCCGGTCCGGCCGGAGCGCCCACGGTGCTGCTCTACGCGCACTACGACGTGCAGCCGCCGCTCGACGAGTCCGCCTGGCTCTCCCCGCCGTTCGAGCTGACCGAACGCGACGGCCGCTGGTTCGGCCGGGGCTCCGCCGACTGCAAGGGCGGCTTCGTCATGCACCTCCTCGCGCTGCGCGCCCTCAAGGCGAACGGCGGGGTGCCGGTCTCTGTGAAGGTGATAGCCGAGGGCTCCGAGGAGCAGGGCACCGGCGGCCTCGAGCAGTACGCGCAGGCCCATCCGGAACTGCTCGCCGCGGACACCGTGGTGATCGGCGACACCGGCAACTTCCGCGCCGGTCTGCCGACGGTCACCTCGACCCTGCGCGGGATGACGATGCTGCGGGTGAGTCTCGACACCCTCGAAGGGAACCTCCACTCCGGGCAGTTCGGCGGCGCCGCGCCCGACGCGCTGGCCGCGATGATCCAGCTGCTCGCGTCGCTGCGCGCAGCGGACGGCACGACGACCGTCGACGGCCTCACCACCGACACGAAGTGGGACGGCCTCCAGTACCCCGAGGCGGACTTCCGCAAGGACGCGAAGGTGCTGGACGGGGTGGAACTGATCAGCACGGGTACGGTCGCTGACCGGATCTGGGCACGGCCGGCCGTCACGGTGATCGGGATCGACTGCCCGCCCGTCGTCGGCGCGACGCCGTCGGTGCAGGCGAGCGCGCGGGCCCAGATCAGCCTCCGGGTGCCGCCGGGCGGCGACGCCGACGAGGCGACGAAGCTGCTCACCGCGCATCTCCTGTCGCGCGCCCCGTGGGGTGCCAGGGTGTCGGTCGAGCAGGTCGGCCAGGGGCAGCCCTTCCGCGCCGACGTCTCCAGCCCGGCGTACACGGCGATGGCGGACGCCATGCGGGTGGCGTATCCCGGCGAGGAGATGCAGTCCTCCGGCATGGGTGGCTCGATCCCGCTCTGCAACGCGCTCGCCGAGCTGTACCCGGAGGCGGAGATCCTGCTGATCGGGCTGAGCGAGCCCGAGGCGCAGATCCACGCGGTGAACGAGAGCGTGTCGCCCAAGGAGCTGGAACGGATGTCAGTGGCCGAGGCGCTGTTCCTGCGCAACTACGCCGCCTCCAAGAAGGCCTGA
- a CDS encoding geranylgeranyl reductase family protein, whose protein sequence is MSSENADAGHEHEESSVWDVVVVGAGPAGASAAYAAAVAGRRVLLLEKAELPRYKTCGGGIIGYSRDSLPPGFELPLRDRIHAVTFSLNGRLSRTRRSKRMLFGLINRPEFDAGLVEEAQKAGAELRTGATVSRVEQHGAAVPDRRTVAVVLSGGETVLARAVVGADGSAGRIGAHVGVKLDQVDLGLEAEIPVPQTVADDWAGRVLIDWGPMPGSYGWVFPKGDTLTVGVISARGDGGGTKRYLEDFVARLGLAGFEPKISSGHLTRCRSDDSPLSRGRVLVCGDAAGLLEPWTREGISFALRSGRLAGEWAVRVAESHDAVDARRQALNYAFAIKAGLGVEMSVGRRMLKLFERRPGLLHAVLTGFRPAWNAFAGITRGTTSLAELVRSHPLAQRALSTMDRT, encoded by the coding sequence GTGAGCAGCGAGAACGCAGACGCCGGACATGAGCACGAAGAGTCGTCCGTGTGGGATGTCGTCGTAGTCGGCGCCGGACCGGCGGGCGCCTCCGCGGCATACGCGGCGGCGGTAGCCGGCCGTCGGGTGCTGCTGCTGGAGAAGGCGGAACTGCCCCGTTACAAAACATGCGGCGGCGGAATCATCGGGTACTCGCGTGATTCGCTGCCGCCCGGATTCGAACTGCCGTTGCGGGACCGGATCCACGCGGTCACGTTCTCGCTGAACGGCAGGCTCTCGCGGACCCGCCGCTCCAAGCGCATGCTCTTCGGGCTGATCAACCGCCCCGAGTTCGACGCGGGGCTGGTCGAGGAGGCGCAGAAGGCCGGAGCCGAACTACGCACCGGGGCGACGGTGTCCCGGGTGGAGCAGCACGGTGCCGCGGTGCCCGACCGGCGCACGGTCGCGGTCGTGCTGTCCGGCGGTGAGACCGTCCTGGCCCGTGCGGTGGTGGGCGCGGACGGCAGTGCCGGGCGGATAGGGGCCCATGTCGGGGTGAAGCTGGATCAGGTGGACCTCGGCCTGGAGGCGGAGATCCCCGTTCCGCAGACGGTCGCGGATGACTGGGCCGGCCGGGTCCTGATCGACTGGGGCCCGATGCCCGGCAGTTACGGCTGGGTCTTCCCCAAGGGCGACACCCTGACGGTCGGTGTGATCTCGGCGCGCGGCGACGGTGGCGGAACGAAGCGGTACCTGGAGGACTTCGTCGCGCGGCTCGGCCTGGCCGGCTTCGAGCCGAAGATCTCCTCCGGCCATCTGACGCGCTGCCGCAGCGACGACTCGCCGCTGTCGCGCGGCCGTGTGCTCGTATGCGGTGACGCGGCCGGTCTGCTGGAGCCGTGGACCCGCGAGGGCATCTCGTTCGCGCTGCGTTCCGGACGGCTCGCCGGGGAGTGGGCGGTCCGGGTCGCGGAGTCGCACGACGCGGTGGACGCCCGCCGCCAGGCGCTCAACTACGCCTTCGCCATCAAGGCCGGGCTGGGTGTCGAGATGAGCGTGGGGCGGCGGATGCTGAAGCTCTTCGAGCGCCGCCCGGGTCTGCTGCACGCGGTGCTGACGGGATTCCGTCCGGCGTGGAACGCGTTCGCGGGGATCACCCGGGGAACGACTTCGCTGGCCGAACTGGTCCGTTCGCATCCGCTGGCGCAGCGGGCGCTGTCGACGATGGACCGCACGTAG
- a CDS encoding nitroreductase family deazaflavin-dependent oxidoreductase, protein MSQAYYLQGSPLTVRLNSFVGRLARHGVSLLGTQELSVRGRKSGRMQRIPVNPHHHEGAQYLVSARGHSQWVRNMRAAGGGELRKGRGSHAFTAVEIADDEQKVIVVRAYLKRWGWEVNQYFQGITAKSTDAELLAACPDHPVFRITVED, encoded by the coding sequence ATGTCGCAGGCTTACTACCTTCAGGGAAGCCCGCTCACCGTCCGCCTGAACAGCTTCGTCGGCCGGCTCGCCCGGCACGGCGTCAGTCTGCTCGGTACCCAGGAGTTGTCGGTCCGCGGACGCAAGAGCGGCCGGATGCAGCGCATCCCCGTGAACCCTCACCACCACGAGGGCGCTCAGTACCTGGTCTCGGCACGCGGCCACTCGCAGTGGGTGCGCAACATGCGGGCCGCGGGCGGCGGCGAACTGCGCAAGGGCCGCGGCAGTCACGCCTTCACCGCCGTGGAGATCGCGGACGACGAGCAGAAGGTGATCGTCGTCCGCGCCTACCTGAAGCGCTGGGGCTGGGAGGTCAATCAGTACTTCCAGGGCATCACGGCGAAGTCGACGGATGCCGAGCTCCTCGCGGCCTGCCCCGACCACCCCGTCTTCCGGATCACCGTCGAGGACTGA